ACGGGAAAAAGATATTTAAGCCAGATGAAAGGTATGTTTGCCGACGAGAAGGCCTATGAAGAGGCACTTGCAAAGGAAGACTCTGTTGTTTATGAGTTCCATTCCATGCCGGCACCGGAGACACCGGGCGATTTTGCTTTTGGCTGTTCTATTCTGAATCCTGGGAAAGTGGGAGATGAGTATTATTTCACGAAAGGCCATTTCCACACCATTCTCGACACCGGTGAAGTGTACTACTGCCTGAAGGGCCATGGCTATATGCTCATGGAGAACCCGGAGGGAGACTGGCTGGCACTGGAGATGAAGGCGGGAGAGACACTGTACGTGCCGAAACGCTATGCACACCGCAGTATCAACGTAAGCCCGGACGAGCAGCTCATCACTTTCTTTGTGTTCCGCGCAGATGCAGGTCATGACTACGGTACCATTGAGACCAAGGGTTATCGCAAGCTTATGGTGGAGCGTGACGGAAAACCGGCCATCATTGATAATCCGAACTGGAAGTAAGGATCGGATATGGAACAAAACGCAGATTCTGTTCTGTTTGATCTGGATGGGACGCTGTGGGATGCGGTACCGGTGATTTTTCGGGTGATTCAGGATCTTTTCCGGGATTATCCGTCTGTTCCGGCGGCGGACACAACGCTGGATGACATCTATCACTATATGGGGCTGCAGACCTGGGATATCCTGAAGCTTTGTTTTCCCGGCGCAGAGGACGAGACGGTGCAGAAGATCATGGATGATTACTGTTCCAGACTGCATCCTTATCTGAAACAGGGCGGGGCCGTGCTGTATGACGGTGTGGAGGAGACCCTTCACACATTGTCAGAGCGGTATCAGCTGTTTCTGGTGAGCAACTGCGATGCAGAATATCTGGAGGGCTTCTGGGATCTGTTCAACCTGAAACCCTATTTCACCGGCTGGATCTGTGCCGGAGGAACCGGGCGGCCCAAGGATGAAAATATCCGTATCGTGCAGAAACAGTATGGTTTGCAGCATCCGGTGTATGTCGGTGATACGAACAAAGACCGGGAGGCGGCAGAGAAAACGAATGTGCCGTTTATCCATGCGGCTTACGGATTTGGAAAAGATGTACCGGCGGTGCACAGGATCAGTAAAATTACAGAATTGCCAGATTATTTACAAACTTCTTCTATATTTTAAAACAGGCCTCGGAGCGTAAAGCTTCGGGGTCTTGTTTTATGCAAAATCAAATGAGGTGTGATACTTAGATGTGTGAACAAAGTTGTCATGTGTTGTATATGCTAAAAAAGGTACTCATATAAGTAGTTCGAAATACATATTTCCTGCATATGTTGGAAGCAAGAGGTGTGTTTGAATCTATGGAAATGTGTACAAACAAGGTATATGTGTCAAGTAGTGGAGGGTGAGTAGTTGCAGGATCAGAAACTGGAAAACCTGCTGAATCTGGCATTGGATGCAGCACCGGCAGAGCGGGAAAAATCCCTGAACCTGAATGTGGGATTTGACGAGGAGACGGACACCTGGGATGTGATCGTGAAATATTCCGGGGAGCTGACACCGGTGGAGGCGGAGACGGTGCAGGTGGTTCGGCTGCTGAATGAATATGCCATCATTACGCTGACGGAGCAGCAGCTGGAGCGGCTGGCGCAGTTCCCGCAGATCGAGTTCGTGGAAAAACCAAAACGGCTTTTCTTTGCGCTGAACAGAGGACGGGCTGCTTCCTGTGTGGATCAGGTGCGCAACCTGGGGCTGAACCTGACGGGCCGGGGCGTGCTGGTGGCGGTGGTGGACTCCGGCGTGGATTACACGCACCCGGATTTTCGAAACGAGGATGGCACCACAAGAATAGTTTCCATCTGGGATCAGACGATCCCGGCTGATGGGATGCTGGTGGAAGCAGATGGAATGGTTTTTCGCAATCTGCCGCCCAATGGCTACAGAGTGGGAACCGAATACTCCCGGGAACGGATCAATGCGGCGCTGGCAGCGGACAGTCTGGAAGAACAA
Above is a window of Oscillospiraceae bacterium NTUH-002-81 DNA encoding:
- a CDS encoding HAD family hydrolase — encoded protein: MEQNADSVLFDLDGTLWDAVPVIFRVIQDLFRDYPSVPAADTTLDDIYHYMGLQTWDILKLCFPGAEDETVQKIMDDYCSRLHPYLKQGGAVLYDGVEETLHTLSERYQLFLVSNCDAEYLEGFWDLFNLKPYFTGWICAGGTGRPKDENIRIVQKQYGLQHPVYVGDTNKDREAAEKTNVPFIHAAYGFGKDVPAVHRISKITELPDYLQTSSIF
- a CDS encoding glucose-6-phosphate isomerase family protein gives rise to the protein MAHFNGGDKPFDFERGFVIDFDPQTGLSKTLDTGKRYLSQMKGMFADEKAYEEALAKEDSVVYEFHSMPAPETPGDFAFGCSILNPGKVGDEYYFTKGHFHTILDTGEVYYCLKGHGYMLMENPEGDWLALEMKAGETLYVPKRYAHRSINVSPDEQLITFFVFRADAGHDYGTIETKGYRKLMVERDGKPAIIDNPNWK